In Nostoc sp. CENA543, a single genomic region encodes these proteins:
- a CDS encoding PAS domain S-box protein, with amino-acid sequence MNDLPLGEAAFFFERMLDLLSVIGWDGYFKRINPLFTQIFGHSQTEFLSSAFLDFVHPDDYFATLAEMERLKAGTLTRKFENRYRTISGDYRWLEWTASPQIDKGVIYCVARDLTQQKETEAALKRANYELEQRTAQLEQANTSLQESEERNQLAMEIARMFSFEWEVATDAVKRSPHCADILGLNLPLAQQETGAVFFQRIHTDDRDRFTAVLQTLTPENSTYKITYRVVRPDGQIITLEESGRALFNQHRQLTRLIGMTVDITARQRLEAELYESRATLQRQLTEIETIYQSAPIGLNVIDCDLRFLRINQRLAEINGFSVEEHIGRTIRELLPNIADTAEELLRPIFETGEGLLNVEIRGETPAQPGVERVWLESFLPLKDGDRVIGINTVCEDITERKAIETQRERLLQQEQAAREAAEHANRMKDEFLAVVSHELRTPLQPILGWSQLLQSPNISFERLQQGLSTIERNAQQQLQLIDDLLDISRIIRGQISLNFVALDLVEPIMAALETVHLAAEAKAIRFDLLLDSSVGQVKGDAGRLQQIIWNILSNAVKFTPRGGKITVQLTRVAYHAQIQVSDTGKGIQPEFLPYVFELFRQQESSTTRTFGGLGLGLAIARQLVEAHGGIITVASVGEGQGATFTVQLPLTSVANPHTPDDRNSPRLNLEKLRVIVVDDEADSLALVKFMLEQEGADILGVSAAAQALSVLTQAQFDLLISDIGMPEMDGYKFIRQVRELPPQFNRDIPAIALTAYAGEANQRQILAAGFQAYLAKPIEPQQLLDAIATVIAN; translated from the coding sequence GTGAACGACTTGCCTTTAGGCGAAGCAGCTTTTTTCTTTGAACGAATGCTTGATCTGCTGTCGGTCATTGGTTGGGATGGCTACTTTAAGCGGATAAACCCTCTATTTACTCAAATCTTTGGTCACTCACAAACAGAGTTCTTGAGCAGTGCTTTTTTAGACTTCGTGCATCCAGATGACTACTTTGCCACCTTGGCAGAAATGGAGAGGTTAAAAGCAGGCACACTCACCCGCAAATTTGAGAATCGTTACCGAACTATTAGTGGTGACTATCGCTGGTTGGAATGGACAGCATCACCGCAAATTGACAAAGGAGTAATCTATTGCGTTGCTCGTGACTTAACTCAGCAAAAAGAGACAGAAGCCGCCCTAAAACGCGCCAACTATGAACTAGAACAACGCACTGCCCAGTTAGAGCAAGCAAATACGTCACTGCAAGAGAGCGAAGAACGTAACCAGTTGGCAATGGAAATTGCCCGGATGTTTAGCTTTGAGTGGGAGGTAGCCACCGATGCTGTTAAGCGATCGCCTCATTGTGCTGACATTTTGGGTTTAAATTTGCCATTAGCCCAACAGGAAACAGGTGCAGTTTTTTTTCAGCGCATCCATACTGATGATCGTGACCGTTTCACAGCAGTCTTACAGACACTGACACCAGAAAACAGCACTTACAAAATTACCTATCGAGTTGTACGCCCAGATGGTCAAATCATCACACTGGAGGAAAGCGGACGTGCGCTATTTAATCAGCACCGACAGTTAACTAGACTGATTGGGATGACAGTGGATATCACAGCACGCCAAAGACTGGAAGCGGAATTATATGAAAGCCGCGCCACCTTACAACGCCAGTTAACTGAAATTGAAACTATCTACCAGTCTGCCCCCATTGGGTTGAATGTAATCGATTGCGACCTGCGTTTTTTAAGAATTAACCAGCGTTTGGCAGAAATCAATGGCTTTTCTGTAGAAGAACACATTGGACGCACAATTCGAGAGTTGCTACCTAACATCGCAGATACTGCCGAAGAGTTGCTACGCCCCATCTTTGAAACCGGAGAAGGCTTATTAAACGTGGAAATTCGGGGAGAGACTCCGGCACAACCAGGAGTAGAACGTGTTTGGTTAGAAAGCTTTTTACCTTTGAAAGATGGCGATCGCGTTATTGGTATTAATACCGTTTGTGAAGATATTACTGAGCGCAAAGCCATTGAAACTCAACGAGAAAGGTTACTCCAACAAGAGCAAGCGGCGCGAGAAGCCGCAGAACATGCCAACCGGATGAAAGATGAATTTCTGGCGGTTGTCTCCCATGAACTACGAACCCCACTCCAACCGATTTTAGGCTGGTCACAGCTACTGCAATCACCCAATATCAGTTTTGAGAGGCTCCAGCAGGGGTTAAGTACGATTGAGCGTAATGCTCAACAACAGTTGCAACTAATTGATGATCTCCTGGATATTTCTCGCATCATTCGCGGTCAAATCTCCCTTAACTTTGTAGCACTGGATTTAGTAGAGCCAATTATGGCGGCTTTAGAAACCGTTCATTTAGCAGCAGAAGCTAAAGCAATTCGCTTTGATCTGTTACTTGACTCGTCAGTGGGTCAGGTGAAGGGGGATGCAGGCAGATTACAACAGATAATCTGGAATATATTGTCGAATGCAGTTAAATTTACCCCCAGAGGGGGAAAAATCACGGTGCAACTCACCCGTGTTGCTTACCACGCACAAATTCAAGTAAGTGATACCGGCAAAGGCATCCAACCAGAATTTTTACCTTATGTGTTTGAATTATTCCGCCAACAAGAAAGTTCTACCACTCGTACCTTTGGCGGTTTGGGACTAGGGCTGGCGATCGCGCGTCAACTGGTGGAAGCACATGGGGGCATAATTACTGTTGCTAGTGTCGGAGAAGGGCAGGGGGCAACTTTTACAGTGCAGTTGCCGTTAACCTCTGTGGCAAATCCCCATACTCCCGATGATCGCAACAGTCCCAGGCTAAATTTAGAGAAGTTACGCGTGATCGTAGTAGACGATGAAGCAGATTCACTAGCACTGGTGAAGTTTATGCTAGAGCAGGAAGGCGCGGATATTTTGGGAGTATCTGCTGCTGCTCAAGCTTTATCAGTGCTGACTCAAGCTCAATTCGATTTACTGATCAGCGATATTGGAATGCCAGAGATGGACGGCTACAAATTCATTCGTCAGGTTCGCGAACTGCCACCTCAATTCAATCGCGATATTCCCGCGATCGCGCTGACTGCCTATGCTGGTGAGGCGAATCAACGCCAAATCCTGGCGGCTGGTTTTCAAGCCTATCTCGCCAAGCCCATCGAACCACAACAACTGCTTGATGCGATCGCCACAGTGATCGCAAATTAA
- a CDS encoding caspase family protein, protein MANYWAIAIGINQYQLFQPLSCAQADAEALKDFLVQQAGFLNQRCLLMSDTSPPIGDRSTHPTKENILLLLEDLAAACWQPQDNIWLFFSGYGVNYGGRDYLMPVDGDPQRIPETGIEVRSLMQSLQLANLNVLLLLDINRACGVAGDTPVGKETLDLAAELQIATIISCQPEQFAQESRELGHGIFTAALLAALRSGYGISLADLEKHLSIITPELSQHYWRPTQNPVAVIPSQPPVILPPVETTTNTLQFRAIIPTTFIPNTIEPSATEPIIFPEESFAVAIAAPPLDETPPNISVNPYPMNMWVDAQNAQTAIKDRSQSLANLTFNEHQDPNLDSYSQYVPQTAPDQEMGSRFIPETPQPYISRLPENQPDSSLWRQFLMWGGGTMLVVTLITVVLLRNQARILQAREAASTSINQELPVIKTAANSPSTPKISQPRPQPPKNPSTAQIAVISESQKRNQALLDLAKKSLRQTQASELSLAIATAKKIKPGEPLYDQAQENIKIWSQMILDLAEGRAKQRQYNNAIAAAQLIPKGETLYPQAQAAITQWRTEARQYLANTTLLDAASGLIKPGQASTYNRAIEVAKRVPQGQPGYELAKKSINQWSEKILDLAKARAEQGNFPAAIETATLVPEVTPIHEDAQEAIQKWRTRKGNSN, encoded by the coding sequence ATGGCAAACTACTGGGCGATCGCCATAGGCATCAATCAATATCAGTTATTTCAACCTTTAAGTTGCGCTCAAGCTGATGCTGAGGCGTTAAAAGATTTTTTAGTGCAGCAAGCGGGTTTTTTAAATCAACGTTGTCTGCTGATGAGTGATACATCACCACCTATTGGTGATCGATCTACCCATCCGACGAAAGAAAATATTTTGCTGCTACTAGAGGATTTAGCGGCAGCCTGCTGGCAACCCCAAGACAATATTTGGCTATTTTTTAGCGGTTATGGGGTCAACTATGGAGGTAGAGATTACCTCATGCCTGTCGATGGTGATCCTCAGCGCATCCCCGAAACGGGCATCGAAGTGCGATCGCTCATGCAAAGCCTGCAACTAGCTAACCTCAATGTCCTGTTACTGCTGGATATCAACCGCGCTTGTGGTGTGGCTGGTGATACTCCCGTCGGTAAAGAAACCTTAGATTTAGCCGCAGAACTCCAAATCGCCACAATTATTTCTTGCCAACCAGAACAATTTGCCCAAGAAAGTCGAGAACTGGGTCACGGTATATTTACTGCCGCACTCTTAGCCGCTTTACGTTCCGGCTATGGCATTAGCTTGGCAGATTTAGAAAAACACCTCAGTATTATCACTCCAGAGTTATCTCAACACTACTGGCGACCGACTCAAAACCCAGTGGCTGTCATCCCCTCGCAACCGCCAGTCATCTTACCGCCAGTAGAAACCACAACCAACACCTTACAATTTCGCGCCATCATTCCCACGACATTCATTCCCAACACCATCGAACCATCCGCCACAGAACCAATTATTTTTCCCGAAGAAAGTTTTGCTGTAGCCATAGCTGCGCCACCCTTGGACGAAACACCCCCCAACATATCAGTCAATCCTTACCCGATGAATATGTGGGTGGATGCTCAAAATGCTCAAACGGCTATTAAAGATAGATCCCAGTCGTTAGCGAATTTGACATTTAATGAGCATCAAGACCCAAATCTCGACAGTTATAGTCAATATGTTCCCCAAACTGCTCCCGATCAAGAAATGGGTAGCAGATTTATTCCCGAAACTCCCCAACCTTATATCTCTCGTCTACCGGAAAATCAACCAGACTCTTCCTTATGGCGACAATTTTTGATGTGGGGCGGCGGTACGATGCTGGTCGTCACCTTGATTACAGTAGTTCTCCTGCGTAATCAAGCGAGAATTTTGCAAGCTAGGGAAGCAGCCTCGACATCTATTAATCAGGAGTTGCCTGTAATTAAAACTGCTGCCAATTCCCCATCTACTCCCAAAATATCTCAACCCAGACCCCAACCTCCCAAAAATCCATCAACTGCCCAAATTGCGGTGATTTCCGAATCACAAAAACGCAACCAAGCCTTACTAGACTTAGCTAAAAAGTCCCTCAGACAAACCCAAGCTAGCGAATTGAGTTTAGCCATTGCTACAGCTAAGAAAATCAAACCAGGTGAACCCCTCTATGACCAAGCACAGGAGAATATTAAAATTTGGAGTCAGATGATCCTGGATTTAGCAGAAGGTCGAGCCAAACAAAGACAATATAATAATGCGATCGCAGCTGCTCAATTGATCCCCAAAGGCGAAACCCTTTATCCCCAAGCCCAAGCCGCAATTACCCAATGGCGTACAGAAGCCAGACAATATCTCGCTAACACCACTCTATTAGATGCCGCCAGTGGTCTGATTAAACCAGGACAAGCATCCACCTACAACCGCGCCATTGAAGTCGCTAAACGAGTTCCCCAAGGTCAACCAGGTTATGAGTTAGCAAAGAAATCTATTAATCAATGGAGTGAAAAGATTTTAGATCTGGCAAAAGCCCGTGCTGAACAAGGCAATTTTCCCGCCGCCATAGAAACAGCCACTCTAGTTCCAGAAGTGACACCTATTCATGAAGATGCTCAAGAAGCAATTCAAAAGTGGCGCACTAGGAAAGGGAATTCTAACTAG
- a CDS encoding type II toxin-antitoxin system PemK/MazF family toxin has protein sequence MLNPEVSGLIKPSKVQAPQVRTIAKQRIIGEVVGSLNEEIMILVNAALKLHLGLG, from the coding sequence TTGCTGAATCCAGAGGTTAGTGGTTTAATCAAGCCTTCTAAAGTACAAGCACCGCAAGTGCGAACAATTGCCAAGCAACGAATTATTGGTGAAGTAGTAGGTAGCTTAAACGAAGAGATCATGATATTGGTTAATGCTGCGTTGAAATTGCATTTGGGGTTGGGTTAA
- a CDS encoding type II toxin-antitoxin system PemK/MazF family toxin, which produces MKRGEIYYADLSLTLGSEMGKLRPVLIVSNDISNRVATTVTILPLTSNVTRVYKG; this is translated from the coding sequence ATGAAACGTGGTGAAATTTATTACGCGGATCTTAGCCTCACACTGGGTTCGGAAATGGGTAAACTCCGTCCCGTCTTAATAGTCAGTAATGATATCAGTAACCGCGTTGCCACTACAGTCACAATTTTACCGCTTACATCAAACGTAACCCGTGTTTATAAAGGGTAG
- a CDS encoding ribbon-helix-helix domain-containing protein, with amino-acid sequence MNVEKISISLPPSLVEFIENYKLNKGCKSRSQVVEEALELLRNRELEAAYRAASAEVSGDWDIAVADGLIDETW; translated from the coding sequence ATGAATGTAGAAAAAATCTCCATCTCTTTGCCACCATCTCTAGTGGAGTTTATCGAGAATTACAAGCTGAATAAAGGATGTAAATCTCGTTCTCAAGTCGTTGAAGAAGCATTAGAATTACTGCGAAATCGAGAACTAGAAGCAGCGTATCGAGCCGCGTCTGCTGAAGTTAGTGGCGATTGGGACATAGCAGTAGCAGATGGATTGATAGATGAAACGTGGTGA
- a CDS encoding mannose-1-phosphate guanyltransferase, translating to MRAVLMAGGSGTRLRPLTCDLPKPMVPILNRPIAEHIINLLKRHQITEVIATLHYLPDVLRDYFQDGSDFGVQMTYAVEEDQPLGTAGCVKNIAELLDETFLVISGDSITDFDLTAAIAFHKQKQSKATLILTRVPNPIEFGVVITDAEGKIKRFLEKPSTSEIFSDTVNTGTYILEPEVLEYLPDHTECDFSKDLFPLLLAKDEPMYGYIAQGYWCDVGHLDAYREAQYDALEEKVKLDFAYKEETTGLWVGQNTYIDPSAHIETPAMIGSNCRIGARVQIEAGTIIGDNVTIGADANLKRPIIWNGAIIGDEAQLSACVISRGTRVDRRAHVLEAAVVGSLSTIGEEAQISPSVRVWPSKKIESGAILNINLIWGSTAQRNLFGQRGVQGLANIDITPEFAVKLGAAYGSTLKPKSKVAVSRDQRNVSRMITRSLIAGLMSVGVDVQNLDSTAIPIARTVIPTMKIAGGIHVRVHPDRPDYILIEFMDGKGINISKAQEKKIEGAFFKEDMRRALSHEIGDVAYPSQVIDLYCTAFEKLLHVSTLRNSRAKVVIDYVYAVSGAVLPQMLDKFGADAVVLNASLNKNAVSTTDREALLTQLGHVVEALKANFGVQVSANGEQLILVDESGFPIRGELLTALMVDMILTSNPRGTVVVPVHSSSAVEQVARRHDGRVIRTKANATALMEACQKNSNVVLGGSGDTGFIFPQLHPGFDSMFCIAKIIEMLTIQERSLATVRSELPRVIHKTHTIRCPWSAKGALMRYLVETHPAQNLELIDGVKIRQPFDDSWLLVLPDASEPLVHLYANSNERDWVDETVRDYRSRVQTFVERQQEYHPAEV from the coding sequence ATGCGTGCAGTGCTGATGGCAGGCGGTTCAGGGACGCGACTTCGCCCGTTAACTTGCGATCTACCAAAACCGATGGTGCCGATTCTCAATCGACCGATCGCTGAACATATTATCAATTTACTCAAAAGACATCAAATCACAGAAGTGATTGCCACACTGCATTACTTACCTGATGTTTTGCGAGATTATTTTCAGGATGGCAGCGATTTTGGCGTACAAATGACTTACGCCGTAGAAGAAGACCAACCTTTGGGGACAGCAGGTTGCGTAAAAAACATTGCCGAACTTTTGGATGAAACTTTTTTAGTAATTAGCGGTGATAGTATCACAGATTTTGATTTGACAGCTGCGATCGCCTTTCATAAACAAAAACAATCAAAAGCAACTTTAATCTTAACCAGAGTTCCTAACCCCATTGAATTTGGTGTAGTAATTACTGATGCTGAAGGTAAAATTAAACGCTTTTTAGAAAAACCCTCAACTAGCGAAATCTTTTCAGATACCGTTAACACCGGTACTTATATTCTCGAACCCGAAGTTTTAGAATATCTCCCAGACCATACAGAATGCGACTTTTCTAAAGATTTATTCCCCTTGCTGTTAGCTAAAGATGAACCAATGTATGGTTACATCGCCCAAGGCTACTGGTGTGATGTCGGACACCTAGATGCCTATCGGGAAGCACAATACGATGCTTTAGAAGAAAAAGTCAAACTAGATTTCGCCTATAAAGAAGAAACCACCGGCTTGTGGGTAGGACAAAACACCTACATTGACCCCTCAGCCCATATCGAAACCCCGGCGATGATAGGAAGTAACTGCCGCATCGGTGCGAGAGTGCAAATTGAAGCCGGAACAATCATTGGGGATAATGTCACCATAGGTGCAGATGCTAATCTCAAACGTCCCATTATTTGGAATGGCGCAATCATTGGTGACGAAGCCCAATTGAGTGCTTGTGTCATCTCCCGTGGAACCCGTGTAGACCGTCGCGCCCATGTCTTAGAAGCGGCTGTGGTTGGTTCTTTATCCACCATTGGCGAAGAAGCCCAAATTAGCCCCAGCGTCAGAGTTTGGCCGAGTAAAAAAATTGAATCCGGCGCAATCTTAAACATTAACCTGATTTGGGGTAGCACCGCCCAACGTAACTTATTTGGACAACGTGGCGTACAAGGATTAGCTAACATCGACATCACCCCAGAATTTGCCGTGAAATTGGGTGCTGCTTACGGTTCTACCTTGAAGCCAAAATCTAAAGTGGCCGTCTCCCGTGACCAACGCAACGTTTCCCGCATGATTACTAGGTCATTAATTGCGGGGTTAATGTCAGTGGGTGTAGATGTGCAAAACCTTGATTCTACAGCCATTCCCATTGCGCGGACAGTCATCCCCACGATGAAAATTGCCGGGGGCATTCATGTGCGAGTACATCCCGATCGCCCAGACTACATCCTGATAGAATTCATGGATGGGAAGGGGATTAATATCTCCAAAGCCCAAGAAAAGAAAATCGAAGGGGCTTTCTTTAAAGAAGATATGCGCCGCGCCCTCAGCCATGAAATCGGTGATGTCGCTTACCCCAGTCAAGTTATAGACCTCTACTGCACAGCCTTTGAGAAACTACTACACGTTTCCACTCTCCGCAACAGTCGGGCTAAGGTGGTAATTGATTACGTGTATGCGGTGTCTGGGGCTGTTTTACCGCAAATGTTAGACAAATTTGGGGCTGATGCGGTAGTTCTTAACGCCAGCTTGAATAAAAATGCTGTATCTACAACTGATAGAGAGGCTTTATTAACTCAATTAGGTCATGTGGTGGAAGCCTTAAAAGCTAACTTTGGTGTGCAGGTATCAGCCAACGGCGAACAACTCATCTTAGTTGATGAGTCCGGTTTCCCCATTCGCGGCGAACTGTTAACCGCACTGATGGTTGATATGATTCTCACCTCTAACCCCAGAGGTACGGTAGTTGTACCGGTGCATTCATCCAGTGCAGTGGAACAAGTCGCCCGTCGTCATGATGGCCGGGTAATTCGCACCAAAGCCAATGCGACAGCCTTAATGGAAGCTTGCCAGAAAAATTCTAATGTGGTGTTGGGTGGTAGCGGTGACACTGGTTTTATCTTCCCGCAACTGCATCCAGGCTTTGATTCCATGTTCTGCATTGCCAAGATTATCGAAATGCTGACAATTCAAGAGCGATCGCTAGCCACGGTAAGATCAGAATTACCCCGCGTCATCCACAAAACCCACACCATACGCTGTCCTTGGTCGGCTAAAGGTGCATTGATGCGCTACTTAGTGGAAACTCACCCCGCCCAAAACCTTGAACTCATCGATGGCGTGAAAATTCGGCAGCCCTTTGATGATAGTTGGCTATTAGTTTTACCAGATGCCAGTGAACCTTTAGTACATCTGTATGCTAACAGTAACGAACGTGATTGGGTAGATGAGACAGTGAGAGATTATCGTTCACGGGTGCAAACCTTCGTAGAAAGACAGCAGGAATATCACCCGGCGGAAGTTTGA
- a CDS encoding YciI family protein produces MPKYVMWGSYCEDVLEKRAPYRDAHLAGLAKQKESGVLITIGPTKDVTKVFALYEAEDEATVRQLVENDPYWQNGIWTEYSVKEWIQAF; encoded by the coding sequence ATGCCCAAATATGTTATGTGGGGTTCTTACTGCGAAGATGTTCTCGAAAAACGCGCACCTTACCGTGATGCCCATCTAGCGGGTTTAGCTAAACAAAAAGAATCTGGTGTGCTAATTACAATTGGCCCTACCAAAGATGTCACCAAAGTTTTTGCTCTCTACGAAGCTGAAGACGAAGCCACTGTGCGCCAATTAGTTGAAAATGATCCCTACTGGCAAAATGGTATTTGGACTGAATACTCAGTGAAAGAGTGGATTCAAGCTTTTTAA
- a CDS encoding Uma2 family endonuclease yields the protein MSTTLQKSISLAEFLKLPETKPASQYIDGRIYQKPMPQGKHSRLQLKLCNAVNQATEEQEIALAFPELRCTFGGRSIVPDVSVFTWERIPFDVNGEIENTFGIYPDWTIEILSPEQNTTKVITNILHCLKHGTKLGWLIDPDERLVLVFLPGQQPIEMTGDEVLPVPEFLQLNLTVTQIFAWLKPRKSNT from the coding sequence ATGTCAACCACGCTGCAAAAATCAATCTCATTAGCAGAGTTCCTGAAACTACCAGAAACCAAACCTGCTAGTCAATATATAGATGGTCGTATCTACCAAAAACCAATGCCACAAGGCAAACACTCCCGCCTACAACTAAAACTTTGTAACGCGGTTAACCAAGCAACTGAAGAACAAGAAATTGCCCTAGCTTTCCCAGAATTACGCTGCACGTTTGGTGGACGTTCGATAGTTCCAGATGTAAGCGTATTTACTTGGGAACGAATTCCCTTTGATGTGAATGGGGAAATTGAAAATACCTTTGGAATTTATCCCGACTGGACAATTGAAATTCTTTCCCCAGAACAAAATACCACCAAGGTAATCACAAATATTCTCCACTGTTTAAAACACGGTACTAAATTAGGCTGGTTAATAGATCCAGATGAACGTTTGGTGTTAGTCTTTTTGCCAGGACAACAACCTATAGAAATGACTGGCGATGAAGTATTACCTGTACCGGAATTTTTACAATTGAATTTAACTGTGACACAGATTTTTGCCTGGCTAAAACCAAGGAAAAGCAATACATAA
- the pheT gene encoding phenylalanine--tRNA ligase subunit beta → MRISLNWLRELVEIKLSHTELAETLTMAGFEVEDIEDRSTWADGVVVGRVLERQPHPNADKLSVCTVDIGAAETLNIVCGAANVRADIYVPVATTGTYLPNIDLKIKPAKLRGVPSQGMICSLKELGLPTDVDGIHIFPEENMTLGSDVRPLLGLDDVILDVTATANRADALSMVGIAREVAALTTAKLSIPAPGEISISQNPGALSLKIADTQACPAYIGTVIDNVKIAPSPEWLQQRLRAAGVRPINNVVDITNYVLLEWGQPLHAFDKDRLKSVGASENLSIGVRFANSGETLKTLDGQTRNLTTQNLLITANNKPVALAGVMGGEETEVHDGTQSLVLEAALFDSVAIRRSSRSVGLRSEASGRYERGVNRAELEVACRRALSLIIELTGGVIVHQEIADTRPDPSTWSRSISLRLDRVNELLGPVVSGDTGELAAQDVERILTALGCQLTTTGEKVWNVTVPPYRYRDLEREIDLIEEIARLYGYDNFCDTLPDKAEAGYLPVDQELTRKLRATLRAEGLTELMQYSLVKPGDSRQIVLSNPLFTEYSALRTDLISGLIDAFQYNLEQGNGSLNGFEIGRIFWQEEEGLLEKDAIAGIMGGDRTLGKWSKGGKEQPMTWFEAKGILENVFQQLGIQVEYQPDCRDARLHPGRTASLWIRGNSLGIFGQLHPQIRRDKGLPESVYLFQLDLNVLLDAIDQDEILVPAFKAYSTYPASDRDIAFFAPVKVSVAELEKAINKAGKGLLESVELFDEYRGENVPQGQRSLAFRLVYRASDRTLTDTEVEPVHNKVREALVEKFGVNLRS, encoded by the coding sequence ATGAGAATCTCTCTAAATTGGCTGCGGGAACTGGTAGAGATAAAATTAAGCCACACTGAACTAGCCGAAACCTTGACAATGGCAGGGTTTGAAGTCGAAGACATTGAAGACCGTAGCACATGGGCTGACGGCGTTGTAGTGGGAAGAGTGCTTGAGCGTCAACCCCACCCCAACGCTGATAAACTAAGTGTCTGCACAGTCGATATCGGTGCGGCGGAAACTTTAAATATTGTCTGTGGTGCGGCTAACGTCCGGGCTGATATCTACGTTCCCGTAGCGACGACAGGAACTTATTTACCCAATATCGATTTAAAAATCAAACCCGCCAAACTGCGCGGTGTTCCATCCCAAGGCATGATTTGTTCTTTAAAAGAACTCGGTTTACCCACCGATGTCGATGGAATTCATATTTTCCCTGAAGAAAATATGACCTTGGGAAGTGATGTCCGTCCACTATTGGGTTTAGATGACGTAATTTTAGATGTCACCGCCACCGCCAACCGTGCAGACGCGTTGAGTATGGTGGGGATAGCGCGGGAAGTTGCAGCTTTAACCACAGCTAAATTAAGCATTCCCGCACCAGGGGAAATCTCCATATCTCAAAACCCTGGGGCGTTGAGTTTAAAAATCGCTGATACCCAAGCTTGTCCGGCTTACATCGGCACAGTCATTGATAATGTGAAAATTGCCCCTTCCCCCGAATGGTTACAACAACGTCTGCGGGCGGCGGGAGTGCGTCCCATTAATAATGTCGTAGATATTACTAACTATGTATTACTAGAATGGGGACAACCGCTACACGCCTTTGACAAAGACCGTTTAAAATCCGTCGGTGCTAGTGAAAACCTCAGTATAGGTGTGCGTTTTGCTAACTCTGGCGAAACTCTCAAAACCCTAGACGGACAAACTCGCAATTTAACCACCCAAAATTTATTAATTACTGCCAACAATAAACCCGTAGCTTTAGCAGGGGTAATGGGTGGCGAAGAAACAGAAGTCCACGACGGGACACAAAGCCTAGTATTAGAAGCAGCTTTATTTGATTCCGTCGCCATTCGCCGTTCTTCCCGCAGCGTCGGTTTAAGAAGTGAAGCCTCTGGAAGATATGAACGCGGTGTCAACCGTGCAGAATTAGAAGTGGCTTGTCGTCGCGCGTTGTCCCTGATTATAGAATTAACTGGTGGTGTGATCGTCCACCAAGAAATTGCAGATACCCGTCCTGACCCCTCTACCTGGAGTCGTTCCATTTCCCTACGGTTAGACAGGGTAAATGAACTGTTGGGGCCTGTAGTTTCAGGTGACACTGGGGAATTAGCAGCACAAGACGTAGAAAGAATTCTCACAGCTTTGGGTTGTCAACTCACAACCACAGGCGAAAAAGTTTGGAACGTCACCGTTCCCCCCTATCGCTACCGTGACTTAGAACGGGAAATTGATTTAATAGAAGAAATCGCCCGTCTCTACGGTTACGATAACTTCTGTGATACCTTACCAGACAAAGCCGAAGCCGGTTATTTACCCGTAGACCAAGAATTAACCCGCAAGTTACGCGCCACTTTACGGGCAGAAGGTTTAACAGAGTTAATGCAATACTCCTTAGTTAAACCAGGAGATAGCCGACAAATCGTTTTAAGTAACCCCCTATTCACCGAATATTCCGCCTTGCGTACCGATTTAATCTCCGGTTTAATCGACGCATTCCAATACAACCTCGAACAAGGTAACGGTTCTCTCAACGGTTTTGAAATTGGGCGAATTTTCTGGCAAGAAGAAGAGGGCCTGTTAGAAAAAGATGCGATCGCTGGTATCATGGGCGGAGACAGAACCCTGGGCAAATGGTCAAAAGGTGGCAAAGAACAACCCATGACCTGGTTTGAAGCCAAGGGAATTTTAGAAAACGTCTTCCAGCAATTAGGCATACAAGTAGAATATCAGCCCGATTGCCGTGATGCACGCCTGCACCCAGGCCGCACCGCCTCATTATGGATTCGTGGTAATAGTTTAGGTATCTTCGGTCAACTCCATCCCCAAATTCGCAGAGATAAAGGTTTACCAGAATCGGTTTACCTCTTCCAGTTAGACTTAAACGTGCTGTTAGATGCGATAGACCAAGACGAAATACTCGTCCCCGCATTTAAAGCCTATTCTACCTACCCAGCCAGCGATCGCGATATTGCTTTCTTCGCACCGGTGAAAGTTTCCGTCGCCGAACTAGAAAAAGCGATTAACAAAGCTGGTAAAGGCTTACTAGAATCTGTAGAACTGTTTGACGAATACCGTGGTGAAAACGTCCCCCAAGGACAACGCAGTTTAGCCTTTCGTCTAGTATATCGGGCGAGCGATCGTACCCTCACCGATACCGAAGTTGAGCCAGTTCACAACAAAGTCCGCGAAGCCTTAGTTGAGAAATTTGGCGTTAACCTCAGAAGTTAA